One Malus domestica chromosome 11, GDT2T_hap1 genomic region harbors:
- the LOC108175065 gene encoding uncharacterized mitochondrial protein AtMg00810-like: protein MDVKNAFLHGELQEKVYMQPPSGYGQAQNGMVCKLRKAIYGLKQSPRTWYAKLSLVLEKASFLRSNADSFLFVRTGTRRRLMVLIYVDDLIIIGNSATEIAALKQSLHETFTIKDLGRLKYFLGIEMATFSKGLFLNQRKYVTDLLKETNLLDCKPTSSLIDNKLKLTMNGETLHNVSYYQRLVGKLIYLTIIRPDITYVVGIVSQFMHSPTIDHVNIVKQILHYLKGSIWRGILMQNNQSTSISGYIDVDSVGNAIDRNSTTGYCTFVGGNIVTWKSKKQQVIA from the coding sequence atggatgtaaaaaatgcatttctcCATGGAGAATTACAAGAGAAAGTGTACATGCAACCACCATCAGGTTATGGTCAAGCTCAAAATGGTATGGTATGCAAGCTTCGCAAGGCTATTTACGGTCTAAAGCAATCTCCAAGAACTTGGTATGCCAAGCTTAGCTTAGTTTTGGAAAAGGCTTCTTTTCTTAGGAGTAATGCAGATTCCTTTCTATTTGTTCGAACTGGCACAAGAAGAAGGTTAATGGTTcttatctatgtggatgatcttATAATCATAGGTAACAGTGCAACTGAGATTGCAGCCTTGAAGCAATCTTTACATGAGACCTTCACCATCAAGGATCTTGGAAGGCTAAAGTATTTTCTTGGCATAGAAATGGCTACTTTTTCCAAAGGGTTGTTCCTAAATCAAAGGAAATATGTAACCGATCTTCTCAAGGAGACAAATCTTCTTGATTGCAAACCTACATCCTCTTTAATTGACAACAAACTCAAGCTTACCATGAATGGAGAAACTCTTCATAATGTGAGTTATTATCAAAGACTGGTTGGTAAGCTAATTTACCTCACCATCATTCGTCCTGATATCACCTACGTAGTGGGGATAGttagtcagtttatgcattctCCCACCATTGATCATGTCAACATTGTTAAACAGATTCTTCATTATCTTAAAGGGTCTATTTGGAGAGGAATTCTCATGCAAAATAACCAATCTACAAGCATAAGTGGTTACATTGATGTTGATTCGGTAGGCAATGCCATTGATAGAAATTCCACAACAGGTTACTGCACATTTGTGGGAGGCAATATTGTAacctggaaaagcaagaagcaacaGGTCATTGCTTGA